The Alistipes megaguti sequence CCAGTTCATGATTCCGACAGATTGAGGCACAGCAGTGCCGTGTAGGCGTCGCCCGAACGTCCGTACTCGAAGGTGTATCGTCCCGCATAGAGCATCTCCAGCCGTCGGGAAAGATTTTTCAGTCCGATTCCCGAGCCGCTGCGGTCCGAGGCGCCCGATTTGGGAAAGTAGCTGTTCTTGATGCGGCAGATCAGCTGGTCGCCGATTTCGTGGATGTCGATTGAGATGTAGGAGGGGCGGTCGTTGTCGACGCCGTGCTTGAAGGCGTTCTCCACCAGCGAAATGAACAGCAGCGGTACCACGGGACGCTCGGACGGCGCGTCGGGCAGCGCAAGGAAGAGCTTCACGTGACGCGGCAGACGGATGCGCATCAACTCGATGTAGTCGCGCAGGAAGTTGATCTCCGCCGCCACGGGAACCGTCGGATGACTGCTGTCGTAGAGCACGTAGCGCAGCAGACGGCTCAGATCGTGGACGGCCTGCTGGGCGCGGTCGGTGTCGAGCTGGATGAGCGAGTAGATGTTGTTGAGCGTGTTGAAGAGGAAGTGGGGATTCAACTGGCTCTTGAGGTTCTGGAGCTCGGCCTGCGTATGGCTGTGTTCGAGCTCCTTGCGGGCTGCTTCGGCACGGTACCATCCGCTGGTCATGCGGATGGCCACGCCAACCCCCACCACCAGCAGGTAGAGGGTCAGGTTGCCCGCGAAGAAGCGTACCGTATGCTGCCAGGGGCGTGCCATCGGCGGATGATGCATGTCGGGCGGCAGAACGTAGCGGAAGAGCAGGTGGACCAGGATCATCACCACGGCGATGAACAGCAGGTTGTAGCCCGTAAAGCGGCCGAAGCGGCGTGTGGTCAGATAGCGGTCGATCAGCAGGAAATAGTTCGTGTAGAAGACCGCCATGAACGAGATCGGGACGAGCAGGAACCGTACGTATTGCGGTCCGTTCATCAGCGGCCGGTTGGGACCGGTCAGGAAGAGCGGCATACAGAAGATCACGGCCCAAACCGTGATGTGGACCAGCCACCCGGTGAATTTCGATTGCGATGCGGTCATGGAACAAAGGTAATAAAAATTTCGGTCTGGCAGCGCCCGATTGCTGGTTCGGAACCCTCTCGGCGTATACGCAGCCCCTAAAGCCGGCTTCTTAAGCCGGTTATTCGTAGCGGATGGCTTCGATCGGGTCGAGCATGGCGGCCTTCTGGGCCGGATACCACCCGAAGAAGACTCCCGTGAGGGTGCAGACCGCGAACGAGAGGAAGACACTCCACGGCTGGATGTAGATCGGGAAGGCGGCGATCAGATTCACCGCAATGGCGGCTCCGACGCCCACGATTACGCCGATCAGTCCGCCCGTAACGCTGATCAGAATCGATTCGATGAGGAATTGCGCCAGAATGTCTATCCCCTTGGCGCCGATCGACATGCGGAGGCCTATTTCACGTGTTCGTTCCGTTACCGAGACGTACATGATGTTCATGATGCCGATGCCGCCGACCAGGAGCGAGATGCCCGCCACGGCCGCCAGCAGAACGGTCATCATGTCGGTCGTCGAGGTGAGCATTGAGGCCATCTCCTGCTGCGAACGGATCGAGAAGTCGTCCTCGTCCGAGGGTTTCAGCCGGTGGTTTTCACGCAGGATCTCCGTGATTTCGTCGATGGCCTGGTCGGTGTAGGCCTCGGTCAGCGCCGAGCAGACGATCTCCTGCAGGTGGGTGATGGCCAGAATACGTTTCTGGACGGTTGTGTAGGGGGCGATGATCAGGTCGTCCTGATCCATGCCCATGCTGTTGTAGCCCTTGCTCTCCAGGACACCGACGATCCGGAACGGGATGGTCCCGAAGCGGATGACCTTGCCCACGGGATTCTCCCCGTTGGGGAAGAGTTCGTCGACCACGGTCTTCCCGACCAGGCAGACCTTCGCGGCGGTCTTGATGTCCTGCTCCGAGAAGGTGTCGCCGTCATCGACGCGGTAGCGGCGGATCTCCAGGTAGTCGAGATTCACGCCGTAGACCGTCGTCGGGGTGTTGTTCGATCCGTAGACGGCCTGTCCCGCGCTGTTGACCGACGGCGAGACGTAGGTCACGTAGCGCGTCTTGGTCTGGATGTCCTCCAGATCCTCCAACTTGAGCGACTCCATGTCGTCGGCGCTCAGCTGCACGCCGCCCCGGCGGTCGCCGCCCGGGTGGATCATGATCATGTTCGACCCCATTTCGCTGATCTCGGCCTGGATGCTGCGTTTCGAACCCTGGCCGATGGCCAGCATCGTGATCACGGACGCTACGCCGATGATGATGCCCAGCATCGTCAGAAAGCCGCGCAGCTTGTTGTTGCTCAGTGCCTTGACGGCTATTTTGAAAAGATTCG is a genomic window containing:
- a CDS encoding sensor histidine kinase, yielding MTASQSKFTGWLVHITVWAVIFCMPLFLTGPNRPLMNGPQYVRFLLVPISFMAVFYTNYFLLIDRYLTTRRFGRFTGYNLLFIAVVMILVHLLFRYVLPPDMHHPPMARPWQHTVRFFAGNLTLYLLVVGVGVAIRMTSGWYRAEAARKELEHSHTQAELQNLKSQLNPHFLFNTLNNIYSLIQLDTDRAQQAVHDLSRLLRYVLYDSSHPTVPVAAEINFLRDYIELMRIRLPRHVKLFLALPDAPSERPVVPLLFISLVENAFKHGVDNDRPSYISIDIHEIGDQLICRIKNSYFPKSGASDRSGSGIGLKNLSRRLEMLYAGRYTFEYGRSGDAYTALLCLNLSES
- a CDS encoding ABC transporter permease, which encodes MNFANLFKIAVKALSNNKLRGFLTMLGIIIGVASVITMLAIGQGSKRSIQAEISEMGSNMIMIHPGGDRRGGVQLSADDMESLKLEDLEDIQTKTRYVTYVSPSVNSAGQAVYGSNNTPTTVYGVNLDYLEIRRYRVDDGDTFSEQDIKTAAKVCLVGKTVVDELFPNGENPVGKVIRFGTIPFRIVGVLESKGYNSMGMDQDDLIIAPYTTVQKRILAITHLQEIVCSALTEAYTDQAIDEITEILRENHRLKPSDEDDFSIRSQQEMASMLTSTTDMMTVLLAAVAGISLLVGGIGIMNIMYVSVTERTREIGLRMSIGAKGIDILAQFLIESILISVTGGLIGVIVGVGAAIAVNLIAAFPIYIQPWSVFLSFAVCTLTGVFFGWYPAQKAAMLDPIEAIRYE